A region of Lycium barbarum isolate Lr01 chromosome 1, ASM1917538v2, whole genome shotgun sequence DNA encodes the following proteins:
- the LOC132612276 gene encoding uncharacterized protein LOC132612276: MLLAEQPTMEEVQKTVFELNGDSTCGPDGFSAIFYQKCWEVIKANVFNVVKSFFDGQTLPKSITHTNLVLLPKKNVVESFSDMRPISLSNFINKVISRVVHNRLDKLLTRVMMEIGFSGAFIDLIWILLANNWYSVLLNGQAHGFFHSTSGVNLILLVMGCQNGVLSLYHLAYANDTIIFSAADYYSLYMIVDTLQEYEKISGRLINKRKSSFYMFSKVSNELSQQVAAVTGFVRGKFPFTYLGVPITHARKRKVDYTELLKKVKDKLQTWKGKLLSYGGKAVLITSVLQSIPIHVLSSIRPPKCVIKELHKIFARRIGIQVIYDMSKPYVLIFGGSLEPLVHFGLILMWNKYCKKKIPQLGALSYVVPQSWHINDHAEDVSKLISNGRWDINKLMQLFPEDLVQHITQEIDIKYASNEWDRS, from the exons ATGCTACTTGCTGAACAACCTACTATGGAGGAAGTACAGAAGACAGTGTTTGAATTAAATGGAGATAGTACTTGTGGACCTGATGGATTTTCTGCTATtttttatcagaagtgttgggaaGTGATCAAGGCTAATGTATTTAATGTTGTTAAATCTTTCTTTGATGGTCAGACTCTTCCCAAGTCAATCACTCACACTAATCTAGTATTGTTGCCAAAGAAGAATGTTGTTGAGTCTTTCtctgatatgagacctataagtcTTAGCAACTTTATTAATAAGGTCATATCTAGAGTAGTTCATAATAGATTGGACAAATTACTTACAAGG GTGATGATGGAGATTGGATTTTCTGGAGCTTTCATTGATCTTATATGGATATtgttggcaaataattggtattcggTGCTTTTAAATGGCCAGGCACATGGTTTCTTTCACTCTACAAGTGGTGTCAA CCTGATTTTGTTGGTTAtgggatgccaaaatggagtGCTGAGCTTgtatcatctggcatatgcaaaTGATACAATCATCTTTTCTGCTGCAGACTACTACTCTTTATATATGATAGTGGATACTCTTCAAGAATATGAGAAGATATCTGGACGGCTGATAAATAAGAGGAaaagttctttttatatgttcagcAAAGTTTCAAATGAGTTGAGTCAACAGGTTGCAGCAGTAACAGGATTTGTGAGAGGGaaatttccttttacatatcttggagtaccAATTACTCATGCCAGGAAAAGGAAAGTGGACTATACTGAGTTATTGaagaaagtcaaagacaagttgcaaactTGGAAAGGAAAGTTACTGTCTTATGGTGGAAAAGCAGTTTTGATTACAAGTGTTCTTCAAAGTATTCCAATTCATGTTCTATCTTCCATAaggcctcctaaatgtgttatTAAAGAACTACACAAGATCTTTGCAag GAGGATTGGGATTCAGGTCATTTATGACATGTCAAAGCCTTATGTACTAATCTTtggtggaagtttagaaccactagttcACTTTGGGCTAATTTTGATGTGGAACAAATATTGTAAGAAGAAAATTCCTCAG TTAGGTGCTCTCAGCTATGTGGTTCCCCAGTCCTGGCATATCAATGATCATGCTGAAGATGTTTCTAAGCTTATTTCAAATGGAAGATGGGATATTAACAAACTCATGCAGCTATTTCCTGAAGATTTAGTGCAGCATATAACACAGGAAATTGATATTAAatatgcatcaaatgaatgggaCAGATCTTAG